The sequence GGATTCTGCTCACACAGGTGATACAGCGCCTCGGCCAGCTCCTGGCCGGCATGGCTGCGGTCGCGAAACAGATAGGATTCAGACGTGAACGCGCGCATGGCTCACTCTCCGAACGGGTAGGTATCCGGAACGATTTCGTCGTCGATCTGCTGAGGGCCGATAGGCGTCACCGCGGTGGTCTGCTCCAGCCAGATCAAGGCGTCGAACTGTTCGGACAGTATGGCCTGGAAATAGTGACTCTGGCGTTCGGTGGCCGGCCGGTAGATGACACCGATCGCGCGTTCCAGGCGTGGTCTGGCCAATGCCTGGCGCAACGACGTTTCGTTTCGCCAGCTGGTCAGTGATGCCGCGATGCCGGTCCGCAGGAACAGGTTTTCCCAGCTGTCCGGACGGGAGGGGCGGACCTGCTTGATCTGCATGGGCTCATCCCAGTTGTCCGCCGCTGCCACCTCGCCGCGGTCGGTGGCCATGCCGATGAGCACGGCGTCGCTGCCGAAGGCGGTCCGGCATAGCTCGCCGATGTTGAATTCGCCGCCCCAGCCCATGGACGTCGATGCCGCGTTGCCGATATGCGAGTTGTGCGCCCATACGATGGCCTTGGCATCGTCGCCGCGATGCTCCAGCAGCGCGCGCAGGGTATCGAACATGTGTCGGTCGCGAAGATTCCACGACTCGGCGGATCCCTGGTACATGGCGCGGTAATACTGCTCGGCGGCCATCACGACGCGGGCGTTGCGCTCGGCGTTGAAGAAGCTGCCACCGTCTCGCTCCAGATAGCGCAGCCGCTGGTCGAGCAGCGCGCGCAACTGCTCGACTACCTGGTCTTCACAGGAGGGCTCGCCGAGCATCACCTTGTGGCCATAAACCGCCGGCTCTTCATGCCAAGGGCTCAGGCAGCCGTAGCGGCGGCGCGCGGCGCTGGCAGCCTGCGGATCGACGCGGTCCAGATAATCCAGCACTTCACGGATCGAAGAGCCGAGGCTGTAGACGTCCAGGCCACGAAACTCTGCGCGCCGCTCGGGCGCCAGCCCCTCGTTGTGACTGCGCAGCCAACTGGCGAAGTCGGCGACTTCCCGGTTGCGCCACATCCAGGTCGGGAAACGCTTGAAGCCTTCTTCGACCCAGGTCGGCGGTTGCTGGTGACGCACGTACCGGTCGATCTTCGCCGCATCCGGCCAATCCGCCTCGGCGGCGATGATGTTGAATCCGTGGCGCTCGACCAGTCGTCGGGTAATTTGCGCGCGAGCGCGATAGAACTCGGAAGTGCCGTGGCTGGCCTCGCCGATCAGCACCACCCGTGCGTCGGCGAACTGGTCGAAGTGCTCGGCGAACAGCGGGTCGTCCAGCGCCGGTAATGGTGTGGCGTGGTGGCGCAGCAGCTCGAGCAGTTGTTCATCGCTGGTTTCGGTAGGGCGTTGGCGTGATCGGATCATGGCCGCGTCTCCTGGTCTGCTCTTACCGATGACCGACGCTGGATGCCCCTGTTCAGACCGTTCGGCAGGTCGTCCGAACAAGCGTAAGCGGCAGAACTGAACCCGACGGGCTAGTCTCTAAGCAAGGCGACGTCGATATCGGCAAACGAATTTTGCCGAAGGCGCTAGAACAAGGGGGTAGTCATGACGACCTGGATCATCGCGTACAGCAAAGACGGCAATACATCCATCATCAGGACCGAGTCCGATCACCAGCCGGATATAGACGAGGCAGTAGCGCTGGTTACGCAAAAGGCGGAACAGGAGTTTGCCGGAGAGGAAGATGCCTACGAGCATGATCCGGATATCGAGGAAACGCCGGCAACCCGTCTGGCCGAGCGCTTCGGCATCACCGTAACCGGAATCTCCCAGGCCTGATTGCCGATCAGGTCACCTGCCACACCTCACCATCTCCAACCACGAACAGACGCCGACCCGGGTTGGCGTCGACCTCCAGCATGCCGGTGAAGCCGCCGAAGGCGGGCAGCAGGCTCAGCCGCTCGCCAATGCAGAAGCAGGGCAGGCGCAACGACTGGCGCCCGCGTCCGTTCAGGCGAAATGCCGGATGCAGATGGCCCGCGAGAACGTGGTGGGTGGGGTGCGGATCGGGTTCGTGCTGCAAGGCGAACGGGCCTAGCAGCAGCGGCTCGGGGACGACGGTCATGCCCAGCGTAACGGGCGGGTCACCGGCTCGGCGGTCGTGATTGCCACGGATAAGTGTGATCGCCAGCGAGGCGTGATCGGCCCGCCATTGATGCAGCCGAGCCAGAACAGCCGGTGTCTGGGATTCGGGCGCGTGCAGGAAGTCGCCAAGGAAAATCAGCTGGCGGCAGCTGTAGCGCGCCAATAACAGGTCCAGACGTAGCAGATTGCTTTGCGTGGTGCCGTGCGGCACCGGTTGGCCGAGCCGGCGGTAAGCGGCCGCTTTGCCGAAATGGATATCGGCCACCAGCAGCGCCTGTTGGTCCGGCCAGTAGATGGCTTTGTCGCCGAGCAGCCATAGCTCGGTCTGTTCCAGTTCGATGGCCAGGTGCGAAGTCATGGCGGCATTTTATCGTGCGCGGGTGATGGTTCCCATGTCAGGTATCGGACCAGTCTCGACAACGGCCTGGCATTGGCTGCCTTCTGATGTTGTGGGAGGCCCGCCCCGGGGCGAAGCTTTTGCTTTGGAGGGGGGTAGAAGATCTGCTTTCGCCGCGAGGGCGCGCCTCCCACGGGCCGTGGTGCGCCGTTGCTCTTCGTGGGAGGTACGCCTCGGGGCGAAGCGGTTAGGGTTTCCGCTTTTTCAAGCGCGGCGTGCCGTCCTTGGTGGCGCGGGGTTTTCGTTTGGGGGCGGTTTCGCGTTCGACCGCAATGTTGGCGTCCGCTTCCGGCTGGTAGCCGCCGGGCCCGGCGGCCTTGTCTAGGTCGGCGACCATGCGGCGGATGCGGTCGGCCAGTTTTTCCGAGGTCATGCTTTCGCGGAAGCGCTCGACCATCAATGGGAAGGCCAGCGGCGTGGTGCGTTTGACGACATGTACGTCTAGCTGACGTTGCTGCAAACGGCTCAGGGTCTGCTCCAGGCGCTCGACCTCCAGCTCCTGGCGCAGCACTTCTTCCTCGGCCTGGGTCAGCAGCAGGTTGGCCGGGTCGTACTGGCGGAATACGTCGAAGAACAGCCCGCTGGAGGCCTGCAGCTGCCGCGCGCTTTTTTGCGCACCGGGGTAGCCGGAAAACACCAGCCCGGCGATGCGCGCGATCTCGCGGAAGCGCCGACGGGCCAGCTCTCCGGCGTTGAGGCTGGCGAGCACGTCGTGCAGCAGGTCGTCCCGGGTGAACAGCGCCGGCGTCAGCCACTGCAGCCAATCCACTTCGGTCGCCGAGAGCAGTTCGAAACCGTAGTCGTTGACCGCGATGGAAAAGGTCAGCGGCTGTCGTTGGCCCATCCGCCACGCCAGCAGGCTGGCCAGGCCCAGGTGCACGTGGCGGCCGGCGAAGGGGTAGAGGAACAGATGCCAGCCCTCGCGCGACTTCATCACCTCGGCCAGCAGCGTGGTTTCGGTGGGCAGCGCCGACCAGTCCAGTTGTACTCGTAGCAGCGGCTCGACCAGTTGCATCTCGGCGCTCTCGAACCGGCCACGCGACGCCGCACCGAGCTGCTCGACCACCGCATCGGCCAGTTCGCTCGATAGCGGCATGCGCCCGCCATTCCAGCGCGGCACGGCGGCCTTCCTGCCGGTGGCGCGGCTGACGTAGGCGGTCATGTTCTCGACCCGCACCAGCTCCAGCAGCCGGCCGCCGAAGAGGAAGTTGTCACCGGGGCGCAATCGGGCAATGAAGCCTTCCTCGATGGTGCCTAGCGAGCGACCGCTGCCGCCCTTGGCCCAGAATTTCACCGTCAGGCTGGCGTCGCTGACGATGGTACCGATGCTCATGCGATGGCGCAGGGCGACGCGGCGGCTGGGGACCGTCCACAGCCCGGTCTCGTCCGGCTCGACGCGCTGGTAGTCCGGATAGGCCGTCAGTGAATGCCCGCCGTGGCGGACAAAGGCCAGTGCCCATTGCCAGTGGTCCTCGGTGAGATCGCGATACGACCAGGCCTGACGCACTTCGGCGAACAGCTCATCGGGCCGAAAGCCGCCGCCCAGCGCCATGCTGACCAGGTGCTGCACCAATACATCGAGCGGACGATGCGGTGCGCTGCGGGCTTCGATACGGCGTTCGGCGATGGCCACCTGGGCGGCGGCGGCTTCCACCACTTCGAAACTGTGCGTCGGCACCAGCGTGACCCGCGAGGTCCGACCGGGCGCATGTCCGGAGCGGCCCGCGCGTTGCATCAGCCGCGCCACACCTTTCGGCGAGCCGATCTGCAGCACCCGCTCGACCGGCAGGAAGTCGACCCCGAGATCGAGGCTCGAAGTGCAGACCACGGCCTTCAGCGCGCCTTGCTTGAGGCCCAGTTCGACCCAGTCGCGTACCTCCCGCGCCAGCGAGCCGTGGTGCAGGGCGATGAGTCCGGCCCAGTCGGGACGCGTTTCGAGAATCGCCTGGTACCAGATTTCCGACTGCGACCGGGTGTTGGTGAAGACCAGCGTGGTGGCGGCCGAGTCGATCTCCTCGACCACCTGCGGCAGCATGCGCAGCCCGAGATGACCGGCCCAGGGGAAGCGCTCGATACTTGGCGGCAACAGCGTGTCGACGCGCAGGTCCTTGTCGACCTTGCCTTGCACCAGCTTGCCGTCGCCGGGGTATAGCAGCACGTCCAATGCGTGAGGCTGATTGCCCAGGGTGGCCGACAGGCCCCAGATAATCAGCTCCGGCATCCACTGGCGTAGCCGCGCCAGCGCCAGTTGCAACTGCACGCCACGCTTGTTGCCCAGCAATTCGTGCCACTCATCCACGACCAGCATGCGCAGGCCGGCGAATGCCTGGCGTGCGTCGGCGCGGGTAAGCAGCAGGGTGAGGCTTTCCGGCGTGGTGACCAGTGCGGACGGCAACCTCCGACCCTGGCGCGCCCGCTCGGCACCACTGGTATCGCCGGTGCGTAGTCCGATGCTCCAGTTGACGCCGAGATCATCCAGCGGGGCCTGCAGGGCGCGGGCCGTGTCGGCCGCCAGGGCGCGCATGGGGGTGATCCAGAGGACGGTGAGTGGTGCCTGTTTGTCTGAAAGTTTGACAGGCGTCTGCGGAGCCTTCGCGGGCAAGCCCGCTCCTACAGAAGCGAAACGATCGAGCGCGCCCAGCCAGACGGCGTAGGTCTTGCCCGAGCCTGTGGTGGCGTGAAGCAGGCCGGATTCGCCTTGGTCGACCGCTTGCCAGACTTCGCGTTGAAAGGGAAAGGGCTGCCAACCCCGACTGGCGAACCAGCGTTCGCTCAGGAGGCCGGGTGCGTCATTCATTGGCCAGCCTCTTGGAGGTGGGCCACGCGCGTATACCCGCTAGCAGCGCGTGTCGCCTGGCACACCGTGCCCGTTCGCGGTCGAGACCGCTCCCACGGTGGGTGTGGATTGCTCGGCCTGTGGGAGCGGTCTTGACCGCGAAAAAGAGGCTGCCCGTGCCTACCGAGTCGGGCTCGGCGCTTATGCCAGCGGCTCTGTCCGCTCGCGTTCTCCGCGTAGCAACAGCTGTCGCTATGCCCCGTGCCCGTTCGCGGTCGAGACCGCTCCCACGGTGGGTGTGGATTGCTCGGCCTGTGGGAGCGGTCTTGACCGCGAAAAAGAGGCTGCCCGTGCCTACAGAGTCCAGATCGCCGCTTATGCCAGCTGCTCTGTTCGGTCCTGTTCTTCGCATAGCAACAGTCATCCCCATGCTCCGTGCTTATTCGCGGTCGAGACCGCTCCCACGGGGTATGTGGACTGCTCGGCCTGTAGGAGCGGTCTTGACCGCTAAAAGAAGGCTGCTCATGTCTACGGAGTTCGGACCAACGCTTATGCCAGGGGAATGCTCTGCCGGTCATCCCAACAATTCCTTTAGCGTTTCCAGCGTGTCGGCTTCATCCACCGGTTTGTCGAGGCGCCAGCGCAGCATGCGCGGGAAGCGCACGGCGATGCCGCTCTTGTGGCGGCTGCTGGCGGCGATGCCTTCGAAGCCGAGTTCGAACACCAGCGTCGGGGTCACGCTGCGGACCGGGCCGAATTTTTCCACGGTGGTCTTGCGCACGATGGCGTCGACCTTGCGCATCTCCTCGTCGGTCAGCCCGGAATAGGCCTTGGCGAAGGGCACCAGCTTGCGCTCGGGATCGCCCGGTTCGCCGTCCCATACCGCAAAGGTGTAGTCGGTGTAGAGGCTGGCGCGGCGGCCGTGGCCGCGCTGGGCGTAGATCAGCACGGCGTCGACGGAGTACGGATCAATCTTCCACTTCCACCAGACGCCGACATCCTTGGTCCGGCCGACTCCGTACTGGGCGGCGCGTGCCTTGATCATCATGCCTTCGACGCCGCGCGCCCGAGACGCCTCGCGCTGTTGCGCCAGATCGGCCCAATCATGACCGGTCACCAGTGGCGAGAGCATCAGTCGCGGGTTGGGGCAGTTGGCGACCACCTTTTCGAGCTGCTGCCGGCGCTCACGGTGTTCACGTTGGCGCCAATCGTCGCCCTGCCACTCCAGCAGGTCATAGGCGAGGACGGCCACGGGCGCGTCCTGAAGGACCTTGGAGGTCAGATTCTTGCGACCGATACGCTGCTGCAGCAGGGCGAAAGGCTGTACGCCAAAGCGTTCGGTGTCTCCCGCAACATCGCCATTCGGCTGCTCGAAAAGTTCTGTCGCGGGCTCGCCGGGTGCGTGCTTCCAGACCAGGATCTCGCCGTCGATCACCGTGCCGTCCGGCAGGCAGCCGGCCAGTTCGCAGAGTTCCGGGAAGCGCTCGCTGACCAGTTCCTCGCCGCGCGACCAGACCCAGATCTGCCCGTCGCGCTTGACCAGCTGGGCGCGAATGCCGTCCCACTTCCATTCGATGAACCAATTGTCCGGCGCGCCGAGCAGCGTATCGAACTCTTCCACCGGCTCCTGCAACGGGTGGGCGAGAAAGAACGGGTAGGGCTGGCCGCCGCGCTGGGCATGCTCGTGTTCGGATTCGTCGGCTATCAGTGCACGGTAGCCCTCGGCGCTCGGACGGTGCGACAGATCGGTGTAGCCCACCAGCCGCTGCGCCACGCGCTTGGGGTCCAGATCGACCAGCGAGGCCAGCGCCCGCGTCACCAGGAGTTTCGATACGCCGACGCGAAAAGCGCCGGTGATCAGCTTGATGCAGACCATCAGGCTCAGCCGATCCAGCTCGGCCCAGAGTGCAGGAAGACGTTCGGCCAGCTCTTCCGGTGGCAGGCCGCGCAGGGGCAGCAGTTTGTCCTGCATCCACACGGCCAGCCCGTCGTCCGAGCTGTGTTCGGCCTCGGGCATCAACAGCGAGATGGTTTCGGCCATGTCGCCGACCGCCTGGTAGCTCTCCTCGAACAGCCACTCCGGCAAGCCCGAGGCCTGCATGGCGGTTTCGCGCAGCACGCGGGTCGGCACCAACTGACGCGGTCGGCCGCCGGCGAGGAAGTACACCGCCCAGGCGGCATCGGCCGGATCGGCGTCGCGAAAATAGTCGCGCATGGCAGCGAGCTTGGCGTTGCTCGAGGTGGTGGCGTCGAGGCGGCTGTAGAGGGTGGCGAAGGCTTTCATATCCAGGCACCTGCAACTACGAAAGCCTTTTCGCAAGCGAGCTTGCTGCTACAGGGGTGGCGTCGTGCTTCGGTGTAGGCGCGATTCGGTAGGCGCCAGCGCGTTGCTGAAGCCGGTGACTGCGGGTCGCGAGCAAAGCCGCTCCCACTGGAGATCGATGCGTAATAAGGCATCATTCGGCCTCCTGAGTGGCATCGTCCTCTTCACCGTATTCGGTCTCGAAGGCCTGGGCATCGAGGCCGCGCATTTCGCGCAGGTAGCGCACCAGCACCGGGACCGAGCCGTGGGTCACCATCACCCGCTCGGCGCCGGTCTGCTCGATGGCCCAGAGCAGGCCGGGCCAGTCGGCGTGGTCGGAGAGCACGAAACCTCGGTCGACGCCACGCCGCCTTCGTGTGCCGCGTAGCATCATCCAGCCGCTGGCGAAGGCGTCGGCATAGTCGCCGAACCTCCGCATCCAGGTGCTGCCGCCCGCCGACGGCGGGGCGAGGATGATGGCCTGCTTCAGGCGCGGGTCGCCTTTTTTCAGGTCGCCGGCATAGACGGTCGGGGGCAGGTAGATGCCGCCTTCGCGGTAGACCTTGTTCAGCGGTTCGACCGCACCATGGACGACGATGGTGCCGATGCTTTCATCGAGCCCGTGCAGGATGCGCTGCGCCTTGCCGAAGGCGTAGCAGAACAGCACGCTGGCGCGCCCGGCCGCGGCGTTGGCGCGCCACCAGTCGTTGATTTCGCGGAACACCTCGGCCTGCGACGGCCATTTGTAGATCGGCAGGCCAAAAGTCGATTCGGTAATGAAGGTGTGGCAGCGCACCGGCTCGAAGGGCGCGCAGGTGCCGTCCGGCTCGACCTTGTAGTCACCCGACGCGACCCAGACCTCACCCTTGTATTCCAGCCGCACCTGCGCCGAGCCGAGCACATGGCCGGCGGGGTGGAAGCTGAGCCTTACGCCGTGATGCTCGATGGATTCACCATAGGCCAGCGTCTGCAGCGGCATGTCGGCGGCGATGCGTGAGCGCAGGATGCCTTCGCTGTCGCGGGAGGCCAGGTAGTGGCCCATGCCCCAGCGCGCATGGTCGCCGTGGGCATGGGTGATGACGGCTCGGTCTACCGGGCGCCAGGGATCGATGTAGAAATCACCGGGCGGGCAGTAGAGGCCTTCGGGGCGGGCAACGACGAGGTCCATGGATACAGGCACTTTACGGGCTTGTAGGGTTGGAGCACGGCGCAGCGCTGCGAGTTCGCTTGGGCGAGTGGTGCGCCTTGGCGAAGCCCGCTCCGGGCGAAGCTTTTGCGTCAGATGGGGCAGTAGACCCTGCATTCGCCGCGAAGGCGCGCCTCCACGGGGCGGGGGCCATTGCTCTGACGGGTGGGGTGGGTGGCGTCCCGCTGCGGTCCGCCAAACACTGGATGCGGCTATCAATCCACCAGTTTCAGATGCGAGGTATCCGGCGGTGGCACGTCGCTGGCGCGGCGGCGCTCGCTCATGTCGCTGCCCACCGGCGCCAGGCTGAACTGCGAGAGATCCACTGCCGGGGGCACGGCTTCGGGACGGGCGTCCTGCAGGTCGGCACCCGCTGGGGCGATGCCGAAATCGGGCGCCTGGACGTCGACGAAGGCCGCCATATATTCGTCGCGTGGGGCGACCTGCAGGGGTTTGCGCGCCGCACCGTCCGGCATGGCTGTCGGTGCTGCTGCGGGCTCCTGCGCAGGCGGCGGGGCGAGTTCGATTTCCTCGACTTCCACCGGCATCGGCCGGACCTCGGCGATGGCGCCGGCGCGCGCCATGGCCTGGCGGTACTTCTCGACGCTGGCATGGTCGAGGTCCTGCTTGATCACGATGCGCCGGCCGGAGAACAGCACCGCGATCCGCTGGGCGTCGGCCTGGAACAGACGAGCCAGATTGGCCTCGACCTGCTCGAGGGTGGCGCCTGGGGCGAGCTCACCGGAAAACGAGATCTCGTAGCGGCTCATGATTCTGGGTCCTTTGTCTGGGCAGCGGCGATTCGGTGATCATAGTGGCTGCGATGGGTGCATGAAAGTCCGCTTCGTTAGCCGCGTCACGCCTTCGGCAAACGGCGCACACGAACGCGGACGACCGAAGCTATCGCTGTCCGGCGTCAGCTCCTCGATGGCTGGCTGGGCGATAATGCGGCCCCGGCGATTGCCTGCTCAACCTGCTAACCCAAGGATCGCGAACATGGTGGTATTCGAAATCAAGCCCCTCAATCCCGAGGCCTATCGGCAACAGACGCGTCGCAGCACGCTGGTGGTAGTGGCGACCTTCGCGGTGCTGGCGATGGGGCTGGCCACGCTGGCCGTCGCGCTGTTCGGCGAGCCGGGCGCGGACAACCTGCGCTGGAACATCGTAGGTGTCGTGCTCGGGTTGCTGCTGACCGCCGCGCTGGTGCGCTTCGTCTATTGGACAAAGCCCTGGATGGCCAGCGCCGCCTACGGTTGGAAACTCAAACGCAGCCTGATGAGCGTGACCAACCTCATGCACCACGTGACGGCGGGGGTAGAGGCGGGCGATCCCGCGGCGATCAAGCTGCTGCGCTTCTATCACCTCGGCCTGACACAGATGCATCAGCTCGATGGCAACAGTGCGTCGCTTGGAGAGGTGCAACGTGACATCGACCGGCACCGCGACCTGATGGAAGCACGTGGGCTGGACCCCGATCAGCGCGCCCTGGATGACGCCTGGCTGGGCTCGGTGAGGCGTTTCGCCGCGCTGAAATAGCGCAGGCGCCCCGCGCGGTCGCTGTTTCGTCGTGCCTCGGCCCGGCGGGCTCGTTCCGCGCCGGGTTCAGGCCCCGCGGTGGCGGCCCGTGCATGCGTCAATACCTGCGCGTTGCGCTCGCATATGACTGGTTGCAAGCCCGCGGAATATCCATACTCAGCAGCTGTTCGAGCCGGCCCACGCCGGCTTCGGTGGTTCGCTCAGCCTCAGGCCAAGGAATATCCAAACGATGAAACCGCTGTATCTGCTTGGCCTGATGGCCGGCCTGTCCCTGCAATCGATTGCCGCCGAGCCTCCATCCCCTTTGCTGGACGACAAACCGGCCTTCATCGCCAGCCTCATCGAGAAGATGACGCTGGATGAGAAGATCGGCCAGCTGCGCCTGATCAGTATCGGTGGCGACATGCCGCGCGAGCGCATTCTCGAGGAGCTGGCTGCCGGCCGCATTGGCGGCACCTTCAATACCGTCACTCGAGGGGACAACCGGCCGATGCAGGAAGCGGCGTTGCGCAGCCGGCTTCACATTCCGATCTTCTTCGCCTACGACGTGGTGCACGGGCACCGGACCATTTTCCCCATCGGCCTGGGCCTGGCGTCGAGCTGGGATCTGGAGGCCATCGCCACCAGCGGTCGCGTGCAAGCCATCGAAGCCAGCGCCGACGGGCTGGACATGACCTTTGCGCCGATGGTCGACATCTCCCGCGATCCTCGCTGGGGGCGGACATCCGAAGGCTTCGGCGAAGACCCTTACCTGGTGTCGCAGATCGCTCGTACCATGGTTCAGGGCTATCAGGGCAAATCACCGGCCGCGGCGGACAGCGTGACCGCGAGCGTCAAGCATTTCGCGCTCTATGGTGCGGTGGAAGGCGGCCGTGACTACAACGTGGTGGACATGAGCCCGATGCGCATGCACCAGGACTTCCTGCCACCGTATCGCGCAGCCATCGATGCGGGGGCGGGCGGCGTGATGGTCGCGCTGAACTCGATCAACGGCGTGCCGGCCAGCGCCAATACCTGGCTGTTGCAGGATCTGCTGCGGCGCGACTGGGGCTTCAAGGGCGTCGCGCTCAGCGACCATGGCGCGATCAGCGAGCTGATTCGCCATGGCGTGGCCAAGGACGGACGCGAGGCGGCGCGGCTGGCGATCAAGGCCGGCATCGACATGAGCATGGCCGACTCGCTGTATCTGCAGGAGCTGCCGGGGCTGGTGAATTCGGGCGAAGTCGGTATCGGCGAGATCGATGCGGCGGTGCGCGAGGTGCTGGGTGTGAAGTACGACATGGGGCTGTTCCATGATCCGTTCCGCCGCATCGGCTCGGCGAAGGATGACCCTGTCGACGTCAACGCCGAGAGCCGCCTGCACCGCAAGGCCGCCAGGGAAGTGGCGCGCCAGTCGCTGGTGCTGCTGGAAAACCACGACCGCACGCTGCCGCTGGCCAAGCGCGGGACCATCGCGCTGGTCGGCCCGCTGGCCGATTCGCCGATCGACATGTTGGGCAGCTGGTCCGCCGCCGGCGTCGCCAAGCAGTCCGTGACGCTGCGTCAGGGCATGCTCGACGCGCTGGGCTCGAACGCCGAGCTGAGCTATGCACGAGGCGCCAACATCACCGATGACAAACACATGGTCGACTACCTGAACTTCCTCAACTGGGACAACCCGGAGGTGGTGCAGGACCCGCGCTCGCCGGCGGACATGATCGCCGAGGCGGTGGCTGTGGCCGAGCGCGCCGATGTCATCGTCGCCGCGGTGGGCGAATCTCGGGGCATGTCCCACGAGGCCTCGAGCCGCACCAGTCTGCAGATTCCCGAGAGCCAGCAGGCGCTGCTGAGGGCGCTGAAAAAGACCGGCAAGCCGCTGGTGCTGGTGCTGATGAACGGCCGCCCGTTGGATCTGAACTGGGCCAAGGCGAACGCCGATGCGATCCTGGAAACCTGGTTCAGCGGCACCGAAGGCGGGCACGCCATTGCCGACGTGCTGTTCGGCGACTACA comes from Stutzerimonas stutzeri and encodes:
- the bglX gene encoding beta-glucosidase BglX, encoding MKPLYLLGLMAGLSLQSIAAEPPSPLLDDKPAFIASLIEKMTLDEKIGQLRLISIGGDMPRERILEELAAGRIGGTFNTVTRGDNRPMQEAALRSRLHIPIFFAYDVVHGHRTIFPIGLGLASSWDLEAIATSGRVQAIEASADGLDMTFAPMVDISRDPRWGRTSEGFGEDPYLVSQIARTMVQGYQGKSPAAADSVTASVKHFALYGAVEGGRDYNVVDMSPMRMHQDFLPPYRAAIDAGAGGVMVALNSINGVPASANTWLLQDLLRRDWGFKGVALSDHGAISELIRHGVAKDGREAARLAIKAGIDMSMADSLYLQELPGLVNSGEVGIGEIDAAVREVLGVKYDMGLFHDPFRRIGSAKDDPVDVNAESRLHRKAAREVARQSLVLLENHDRTLPLAKRGTIALVGPLADSPIDMLGSWSAAGVAKQSVTLRQGMLDALGSNAELSYARGANITDDKHMVDYLNFLNWDNPEVVQDPRSPADMIAEAVAVAERADVIVAAVGESRGMSHEASSRTSLQIPESQQALLRALKKTGKPLVLVLMNGRPLDLNWAKANADAILETWFSGTEGGHAIADVLFGDYNPSGKLPISIPRSVGQIPTYYNHLRVGRPYVEGKPGNYTSQYFEEQTGPLYPFGYGLSYSQFELSKLRLSSPTMARNGELDVSVTLKNAGPRDGATTVQLYLRDEVASVIRPVKELKAFRKVALKAGEAREIRFRLSENDLAFVNAQLQRVAEPGEFEVQVGLDSEQVEHASFTLQ